From the Platichthys flesus chromosome 6, fPlaFle2.1, whole genome shotgun sequence genome, one window contains:
- the api5 gene encoding apoptosis inhibitor 5, with amino-acid sequence MAVTIEDLYRSYGVLADAKDNLSQHKDAYQVIVDGVKGGPKEKRLAAQFIPKFFSSFPELADAAINAQLDLCEDEDVSIRRQAIKELPRFATGENILRVADILTQLLQTDDTAEFNQVNVALVSIFKVDAKGTLGGLFSQILQGEDIVRERAIKFLAAKLKTLTEEVMTKEVEDYVFAETKKVLEDVTGEEFVLLMRVVSGLRVLQTVHGRQQLVELVVEQAFLEQALNPTDPDTVDRLLQCTRQALPLFSKNVHSTRFVTYFCEHVLPNLSSLTSPVAELDIQLEVLKLLAEMSPFCGDMEKLEANLNMLFTKLLEFMPMPPEEVENGDNATSEEPKLQFSYVECLLFGFHQLGKKLPDFLLDKVDAERLKDFKIRLQYFARGLQVYIRQLRVALQGKTGDALKTDENKIKVVALKITNNINILIKDLFHNPPSYKSTITLSWKPVQKAEAVAPKRPSAEEMGSGGSEKKQISPLPRRDARQIYNPPSGKYSASIGNFSNERGGFRGGRGRGFGTRGNRSRGRTY; translated from the exons ATGGCGGTCACCATCGAGGATCTCTACCGTAGCTACGGGGTCCTGGCAGACGCTAAGGACAACCTCAGTCAG caCAAAGATGCTTACCAAGTTATCGTGGATGGTGTAAAGGGCGGCCCCAAGGAGAAACGCCTGGCAGCTCAGTTTATTCCCAAGTTCTTCAGCAGCTTTCCGGAACTCGCTGATGCAGCCATAAATGCTCAGCTTGATCTTtgtgaggatgaagatgtcTCG ATTCGACGACAGGCCATCAAGGAGCTCCCACGGTTTGCAACTGGCGAGAACATCCTCAGAGTTGCAGATATTCTCACCCAGCTCCTTCAGACAG ATGACACAGCCGAATTCAACCAAGTGAATGTAGCACTTGTTTCTATCTTCAAGGTAGATGCTAAGG GTACACTCGGAGGCCTCTTTTCACAGATCCTTCAGGGAGAGGACATAGTGCGGGAAAGGGCAATCAAGTTTCTGGCAGCCAAACTGAAGACCCTGACAGAGGAAGTCATGACAAAGGAGGTGGAGGATTACGTCTTTGCAGAAACAAAGAAG GTGTTGGAGGATGTGACAGGAGAGGAGTTTGTGCTGTTGATGCGTGTGGTGTCCGGCCTTCGGGTGCTGCAGACGGTGCACGGCaggcagcagctggtggagtTGGTGGTAGAGCAGGCTTTCCTCGAGCAGGCTCTCAACCCGACCGACCCTGATACTGTTGACCGCCTGCTGCAGTGCACACGCCAGGCCCTGCCCCTGTTCTCC AAAAATGTCCACTCCACACGTTTTGTAACCTACTTCTGTGAACACGTGCTGCCCAACCTCAGCTCCCTGACGAGTCCTGTGGCTGAGCTGGACATTCAGTTGGAG gtactGAAGCTGCTCGCTGAGATGAGTCCGTTTTGCGGAGACATGGAAAAGCTGGAGGCCAACCTCAACATGCTGTTTACCAAGCTGCTG GAGTTCATGCCTATGCCACCCGAAGAAGTGGAGAATGGAGACAACGCGACGAGCGAAGAACCCAAACTGCAGTTCAGCTATGTTGAGTGCCTCCTCTTTGGCTTCCACCAGCTTGGCAAGAAGCTGCCAGACTTCCTCCTCGACAAAGTTGATGCGGAGCGTCTCAAAGACTTCAAGATCAG ATTACAGTACTTTGCCAGAGGCCTGCAGGTTTACATCAGACAGTTACGAGTCGCACTGCAGGGCAAGACAGGAGATGCTCTAAAGACAGACGAG AACAAAATCAAAGTGGTGGCCCTGAAGATCACAAACAACATCAATATCCTCATCAAG GATCTGTTCCACAACCCTCCATCGTACAAGAGCACAATCACTCTATCCTGGAAACCTGTCCAGAAGGCGGAGGCAGTAGC accGAAGCGTCCGTCAGCTGAGGAGATGGGGTCTGGAggcagtgaaaaaaaacagatctcACCTCTGCCCCGGAGGGATGCTCGGCAAATCTACAATCCCCCCAGCGGCAAGTACAGCGCCTCCATTGGCAATTTTAGCAATG AGCGTGGCGGCTTCAGGGGTGGACGAGGACGAGGCTTCGGAACCAGAGGCAACAGGAGCCGTGGCCGAACTTACTGA